TTATCGAACACATTCCAAACCCCCAAAGTCTGCTAGAATATCTGCATTCTCTGCTCAAACCCGGAGGGTTCATTTTCATCGAAACTCCGAATTTTCCGTTACAATTGATCAAAGCAAGGTTGAAGGTTTTTCTTTTAGGCAGGAATCCGAAAGCTCATTACCTCGAAGCCAAGGATCACATCAATAATTACAAAGAAAAAACACTGACCCTTTTGGCCAAAAACTGCGGATTTTCCGATGTCACCTTTACCATGTTGAGGCCCATCTCCTTTGTCTCAGGAAATCCGTCCCAATTGGGCGTGATCGCCAAGAAATGCATCTATTACGTGTCCAGGTTCGTCCATTTCATTTCATTCAAAAAATGGAATATAAATCTTACCCTATTCGCCGTCGCATCGAAAGGCGGTACTCGATTCGAGGTT
This genomic stretch from Leptospira fletcheri harbors:
- a CDS encoding class I SAM-dependent methyltransferase codes for the protein MVFLENLIPIVECHNCGHVYSTYLQKEHYDEYWGGDSKEYDLRWWDNAHREIYQDFCDQFLHSPNGRILDVGCGLGFFIRKIEQERPGWKAVGYEISEEAVRFAREKNHLTNVFSGVVQESDLPEESFDIITLWDVIEHIPNPQSLLEYLHSLLKPGGFIFIETPNFPLQLIKARLKVFLLGRNPKAHYLEAKDHINNYKEKTLTLLAKNCGFSDVTFTMLRPISFVSGNPSQLGVIAKKCIYYVSRFVHFISFKKWNINLTLFAVASKGGTRFEVKK